TCTGGAGAACGAACAAATTAGTTTAATTAAAAGACGTAGGGTTTAGGCCCGAACTGCAActtttttgacatattttactttactttactgcGTATCTAAGATCTACAGTcattgatattaattttgaaaaaaaatgtacatagtaTGGAGTAAACAAATCAAATCGTAAACATTTAGAAAGAAGTTTTGTGTCCACCGGTCGAATAGTGCATAgctttactgtacatgtataaagagGTATTTGTTTGTTCGTATTTCTGTACTATTGAAGTGTTAAATTATTGAAACCATTCTACATCGATTATATCAAAGTGGCATTATGAATGAGGatcgggtatttattttggatttttaatttataaaacaattttatattggcatcctacttgaaatcagtgtgaaacaacatggaCCAAGGacttggtttattttgtttcacattgatttttcaaataggaagccatgataaaattggtttataaattaaaaatccaaaataaatatcaaatccacATCCAAAGTCAAGATAGTCAAGGGTGTTGTATGTTATATTCATTAAATGAAGTTATGTTTCTTAAATCTTCTCTTTGTTTTCTTGATGTATTTAGTAAAAACTATATTAACCCAGACATTGACTTTAGTTTGACCTCTGGTCAAACTTGTTTACTCTGTATGTAAATCAGAGAGTGTTTACTTTGTATATAAATTGGTTAGTTGTGAATTATCATAAACTACCAGACGGCTGTGTGCTTACGATGCATGTAAATCAGTTAGTAATGAATTAGATTATTAGCCCGTCAGATGGCTGGATTGGCGGTAAACAAGTCTattcaatttgcatatactatAAAAGTGACAATATGGCCAGTTGTGTatgttatctgttattgtataAAGTCGATGGGTATACTACGATGATGCAAAAGATGGTTTTGTACAATGCTTACATTCACGGGCACTGACGTTGGCTGCGCTGTTCTACATGAGTGCGCAGCCAGCGGCAACGCAACaatgggaaagaaaacagaaataaattattCTGTCATCTCCGACTTCGGGGAAAAACGCACACTGTTTACTGGAACTTGAAGGATCACGAAGCTACTTAACAATTCGGAAACATTTTGTACTAGCTGTCGGCAATATGAGGTCTGTATATCTCTATATAACTTAGTACGCCAACTGTTCAAGATAACAATATGCctttatatattgttttattgtatgtgtgtgtgtgtgtgtgtgtgtgtgtgtgtgtgtgtgtgtgtgtgtgtgtgtgtgcttaaCCATTATGTGTACTTCTGATGCCCTAAACGATTACATCATCAATACATAGAAGTGTAGGATAAACAGAATTAATCACCGTTTTTATGATAATTAAGTGcgagatacaaattcatttcaTTCTTGATAACAAATTCAAAGGCAATGAGAACGTACCAGTCTGTGTTGCGATAGCCAAGATGGAGGGATACGATCACTTTGTTTTTACAACACGGTTTCAATTTGTTTTCGTAACTTGATTTTACTTTCCAATTTTCATCTAAATATGACATTCTTTAAAATGAGATGTAATTTTGCCCTTTTTCATCgttatttatataattctttTACTTTCGTTTTAAAGCATGACGTCACACTTTCACACAAGTCATTCTTAAGTTATATACGTTTAACtttcgtttttttttacttggGACTTGTTTGAAACTGGTTTTCGTTATTGCGTTACGTTCGTTGATTTTACTTGTTTCCAAGCCTTTCTCTATGTTCGATTCACACTCAGTATAAAAGCGGAAACCTTCCCGGACATCCCCCCTCCCCTCAGTTTATAAGACCGTTTCCGAGCCTTTATTATTTGTGGAAAGTACCTACCTTAATTTGAATTCGGTAACTTTCTATTTTCATCCTTTCGCCGTATGACACAACCCCTTTAAACTTTTCTTTGTTTCCGCTTTTCGGAGAAATTTATAACAGAATAAATGGTGCTTAGTTTATTATTGTTGAGTAGAAATAAGGCCGACATAAAAGGTGAACTCTAGATGACCTGTACTTGGTCTAATATATGAATACTTGTATAGATGCGAATGGCCGCTACTAATACTAATAACCCCCCTCTAGAATTGAAGTCATTTGAATAGGAGATATGTGTGACATGTGAAGGAATACAAGGGGTTGAACGTATCTGTGACAACGGCACTACTGCGGTCGGTATCCACCGTACCGTAGCAAGTTGGTTTTAGATTACACACAACGAAACTTTCACTAAACACAAATGTGTGCAAAACTCCCTTGACGTTGATAATATGACGAGCACAttctatatactgtacatggtAAATGGAGATacaataataatgacaatagGGAAACAGAAACGAAAGGAAAAAAATTACTGAGTCATATTCCGGTATCATTATCGTATATCAGTTATCATTGTTTTTCACCACACTGTACGTGTCTATTATATACGTTcttttgtaatataaaatatctGCACTTCTCGTTAGATAAAAAGTCGTGTCGATTAGCCCTCATTGACGTCTTCAGTGGCGACTGATAGGGCGGCATGACACATCGTCTTTTACAGACTTCATTTCCACAGAATCACCACAAAAGTCCATAAATAGACGCCAAGTCTGTTTTATAcagattttaaagaaaaaaaaaacatgctagAGAGTATATGATGTATGTGTAATTAGCGAGGAAATGCGAGTATTTTACTATTTTACTGAAAGCTCTCGCTTTTACACACAGGTTTATAGGACGAGTATTGACCTTGGCAGTGGTGTATTTGTACTTGGACCAAGTTAAAGGTACTGTAAAAAGGTAGCAACAAcacagaacaacaacaacaacaacaacaacaacaacaataataataataataataataacaacaacaacaacacaaacacaaacacaaacacaaacacaaacacaaacacaaacacaaacacaaacacaaacacaaacacaaacacaaacaacaacTTACGAGTATAAACTTCCTAATCATTGCAATTGGGAACTTACAATCCAGACTAAgtatgctcagacgcaaaggactatgggattgtctgtggttatcgtaataccttatctggagctactaataaaattaacctcccacaattgtcagggtaattataaattgattatttgtggttacaaacaatgtatcaacattgtttacaacactaattgattagcatttatcatcacatttcccatgatgcaacattcaacatggcgggtttgcaagttccctattcaagACGTACCTTGTCTTTGCTTGTCTTGTTCTGTCTTGTTACTGTGTGACTTTGAAACGCCACAGGTGGCTATACACGTGCAGTCCTTCATGcctatttaacttttaacagACTAGATGCTTTTAAAGTAGCCATATCTGGTTGGGCTGTTTTACTTGGTGGTAGCGAGTTCCATGTAGGTTTTGGCCTTTGGTACAACGAAAAgtgataacactaacagtcTTTGTTTGAGCGGATGGTACATAATTCTCTAATTATAGCATATGCCCCTAGTAAAActtacacaatttgttttacatgtttgaGACGAGATGAAAGAATTATGTCAAAGATCGCACTTGATAGTTTGACGTCCATATTGAGCCAATGTGTTATCATAATAGTTAGGAATACTATCTTCTTGTGCCAATAACATTTTCTCATAAACAAGTTTGCGAAAAAAAAGGAGGGGGTAAAAAAGGCACTCCATTGTCAACTCGGGGACAACTAGTTGACATtgaacacaaaactgtttacgTCGATCAATTAGGAATGGAATATTTTTTAGACAGATTTGCACTCAGATTTGCACAAACATATCcatgcataaatacatacatacataacaagttaattttactttcattttaacCCCTgaactttaataataataataataataataataataataataatatttatttcttaaaaagacaaacgCTTTCCATGtaaaaacatctcaaagcgcCTTACAGCACTAAGACACCATTAAAACACAATACAACTTTAGTGGTCTTTCTTATTTTACGTTCACACAGCAGGGCACTGTGAGAATGACAGAGGAGTTCCTAATAATGGTCAGAGAATTTTTGTTTACGAAGTCTATACGTGTAATGAAGGCTACACGCTCAGTGGACCTGGTAATCTGACATATTCCAATGGAACCTGGAGCGGGGACATACCAACATGTGAAGGTAATTTTCGTAGCCGTAAACTTAAATAACTGTCCACTTTACGGCAGTTCTGCCCCGCCGTGCGTCAGCAAAAACATGCTAATGAATGGAACTGTCCTTTTGGTGTGCATGTGATGGCAGTTTTCTTTCcctaacataattataatacgTCTCTCAAAATTTAAAggtttgattttattttttcacaatgcagAAAATAACTGCTCTAGCCCCGGACTGGCACCAGTGAATGGCCAAAAATCAGATTCACTTACGTTTTATAAACATGGGTCGTCTGTGGAATTCAGTTGTAATTCTGGCTACGAGTTATATGGGCCTAGTATCCTGACATGTATGGCTGGAAAATGGAACGACGACGTACCTAAATGCGTAGCTAGAGGTAGGTTTTGGTTAGAAATACCGGGAAATCATCAGAAAGATATTTAACGATCTTTGAAAACGTACatattgtaaaatgttgtaaaacgataaaaaacaaaccaaactgGTAATTTGTTTGGCTGTCAGCTCCGAGAGAAAGCACTCAAATCAAAATCTTCAAATAACGAATGAATGGATTGCTAACATAAACGAAAGTATCTTGGCAGTTAGTACAGATGGCGCTAATCGCCGATCGAGCGGTGCAGTGACAGACCGCCGGACTGACAGACCACCGTGACAAGTTTCAACGGGTGGTGTGAGATCCACTACACGTAATGTTGTGTGGTTATCATATCCACTAGTGTGCAACATTTGTATACACAAAGTTTATTCGCATTCCATTTACTCTTGGGACCCATAAAGACACACGTTTTTGCATCCGGGTGTATGACtacatttttttctcattattttcagaaattcCGACAACAACGAAAAAAACAGAACAATCAAAGCCAGGcaagtaaaaaaaagtaaatgacCTGATATAATAACATgatgtaaccatgacaactaccATCACAATCACCAATGTGATATGTTTGTCAATCTTATTCTAAATCGCCTCGTTTATATTGATGATGACAAACAAACTACTAAACTAagtcttcttttcttctttatCATTTTAGACACTGGCTCCATCACTTCCAAATACTCTCTTTGGTTAATCTCCATGATGGTGTTATCTGCTGTGATATTCTATTGATTCTAAGCAGAGCTTCaagtaagtacattgtattaccTTTGTTTAACTTACCTTTTGATAACCAAGAGAAGGTAATCACATATATAATGACATATAAATCAGCCATTTGTGTTTAAAAACCAGAATAATATACATGAAAGCACGCAGAAAGAGAATATCGGAGGACATTGTTAGTAATGACAAATTCCTGTGAAGTGGAGTCAACTTATCCAGTTCGGAAACTTACCAGTAAACTTAAATGTCGAAATGTACAGGTCAAAGTTGAACACATGAATTGTATTTTGAATGGTCAGCTATCAGTTATCTGTGTTGAAAATCTAAtgacattctctctctctctctctctctctctctctctctctctctctctctctctctctctctctctctctctctctctctctctctctctctctctctctctctctctctctctctctctctctctctctctctgtaggTGTGCTCGACACTATAGCTTTGAaacaatatcacacacacacacacacacacacatatatatataatatatttatatatatatatgtgtgtgtgtgtgtgtctgtgtgtctgtgtgcatgtgtgtgtgtgtgtacgacaTGTTCTTACAATTAAAGTTTGCATGAGCTCAAAATACAAATGACCTTTAGGATCACAAAGAAAACATGTATAATTTACAAAGGTGATAGTTTCAATGTAGCCCACATAATTGAGGACTTTTTAACTTTATAAAGAAAGTAATGCTGAATATAATACAGATAACAATCTTTCTATGGCATAAAACGTAACACCGTCTCCACATTCGATAAATCATCAGTTCAGAAATTATGGTAAAGTTTTTTATctcaatttcaatcaaaactTTGAATTTATAGAGTAGATACCTTTGGTGAGATATGAAAAATTAGTGTATTTATCTATCATTACAATGCTTGTTTACAATAAGCGAACAAACAGGTCAACAACAAAGACagatatatcaatgtatatatatatatataaatgtttatttctgtGTACAAGCTAGGTCACATGTTAATACATTTATCTGTTCACAACATCcccattttattattattattatcattgttatcattatttatgttgaattcagaaaaaaaatatgcatatgtatagaAAATGAAGGTAAAGGAGAGAATCGAATATGTTAGAGGAAAATCCCCTGACACCAAATACTCCACAACGTACTATTAACTAAGCTAATCACATTTCACAAAATAGTTGAACAATAGAGTTACATGCTTAAGTCTGTCTAAACACTTCAGACTTCACCAAACGTACGCAcagacaaactaacaaacatgAAAGTATCACTTTGTACAATTGAATGATTAAAATCAGACAATTTGCTAAAACCCGAGAGTAC
This portion of the Glandiceps talaboti chromosome 7, keGlaTala1.1, whole genome shotgun sequence genome encodes:
- the LOC144437120 gene encoding apolipoprotein R-like isoform X1 — translated: MRFIGRVLTLAVVYLYLDQVKAGHCENDRGVPNNGQRIFVYEVYTCNEGYTLSGPGNLTYSNGTWSGDIPTCEENNCSSPGLAPVNGQKSDSLTFYKHGSSVEFSCNSGYELYGPSILTCMAGKWNDDVPKCVAREIPTTTKKTEQSKPDTGSITSKYSLWLISMMVLSAVIFY
- the LOC144437120 gene encoding apolipoprotein R-like isoform X2 codes for the protein MRFIGRVLTLAVVYLYLDQVKGHCENDRGVPNNGQRIFVYEVYTCNEGYTLSGPGNLTYSNGTWSGDIPTCEENNCSSPGLAPVNGQKSDSLTFYKHGSSVEFSCNSGYELYGPSILTCMAGKWNDDVPKCVAREIPTTTKKTEQSKPDTGSITSKYSLWLISMMVLSAVIFY